A window of the Candidatus Rokuibacteriota bacterium genome harbors these coding sequences:
- a CDS encoding DUF547 domain-containing protein — MVIDHGLQPMILFDVPGPAGAAFTTRAQRLAFWINAYNTLVARGIPALEIRRSIWDVPDFFDRIRLRAGHLVFSLNEIEHGLLRGNRPHPLSTHASRAAHPLRDQLRGSFLPAGPDL, encoded by the coding sequence ATGGTGATTGACCACGGGCTTCAGCCGATGATCCTCTTCGACGTTCCCGGGCCGGCGGGCGCGGCATTCACGACGCGAGCGCAGCGACTCGCGTTCTGGATCAACGCGTACAATACCCTGGTGGCCCGGGGGATCCCCGCGCTGGAGATCCGTCGGTCGATCTGGGATGTGCCGGATTTCTTTGACCGCATCCGCCTTCGCGCGGGCCACCTCGTCTTCAGCCTGAACGAGATCGAGCACGGTCTGCTCCGGGGAAACCGCCCTCACCCCCTGTCGACTCACGCCTCTCGAGCCGCGCATCCACTTCGCGATCAGCTGCGGGGCTCGTTCCTGCCCGCAGGTCCAGACCTATGA
- a CDS encoding zf-HC2 domain-containing protein translates to MNCREFGSRLHPFVDGELDVAETLAAETHAAECPPCRSRAAGERRFRQLLRRQPRESAPPEFRAMLRARLRRSARVAAIRPWLMVPAAAAAAALMWAVLPGASPSATLVSNLVDKHIAYAQIDQPAEFVSADRAAVEAWFRQRAGLRVTVADFSPAGIRLAGARIAEAGERKAAHVLYEKGRTLLSVFTVPADVGESELAGTRVTYRGRGYVTQERKGYRTVSWTEAQAVFGLVSMLDYESILQCADTLRSERSREARL, encoded by the coding sequence ATGAACTGCAGGGAGTTCGGGAGCCGGCTGCACCCCTTCGTGGACGGCGAGCTCGACGTGGCCGAGACCCTCGCGGCGGAGACCCACGCCGCCGAGTGTCCGCCCTGCCGGAGCCGGGCCGCCGGGGAGCGCCGCTTCCGCCAGCTCCTTCGGAGGCAGCCGCGGGAGTCGGCGCCGCCAGAGTTCCGGGCCATGCTCCGCGCGCGGCTGCGCCGTTCGGCGCGGGTCGCGGCGATCCGCCCGTGGCTCATGGTCCCCGCCGCCGCAGCGGCGGCGGCGCTCATGTGGGCGGTGCTGCCGGGTGCCTCCCCGTCGGCGACGCTGGTGAGCAATCTGGTGGACAAGCACATCGCCTATGCCCAGATCGATCAGCCGGCCGAGTTCGTCTCCGCGGACCGGGCGGCGGTGGAGGCGTGGTTCCGCCAGCGGGCGGGGCTGCGGGTGACGGTGGCGGACTTCTCGCCCGCGGGCATCCGGCTCGCCGGCGCGCGGATCGCGGAGGCCGGTGAGCGCAAGGCGGCCCACGTGCTCTACGAGAAGGGCCGCACCCTGCTGTCGGTCTTCACGGTGCCGGCCGACGTCGGCGAGAGCGAGCTGGCGGGCACGCGGGTCACGTACCGCGGCCGCGGCTATGTCACGCAGGAGCGCAAGGGATACCGGACCGTGTCGTGGACGGAGGCCCAGGCGGTCTTCGGCCTCGTCTCCATGCTGGACTATGAGTCGATCCTCCAGTGCGCCG